Proteins encoded together in one Cicer arietinum cultivar CDC Frontier isolate Library 1 chromosome 4, Cicar.CDCFrontier_v2.0, whole genome shotgun sequence window:
- the LOC140919958 gene encoding protein FAR1-RELATED SEQUENCE 8-like, with protein MGPRTDMQHLLKLLEAEKYTCWSRTHEDSNVVRDMFWTHTDSITLLNMFPLVLIMDSTYKTNKYRLPLFEIVGVTSTWLTFNVAFAYMDSERQDNFWWALEKLKELFFSNTPFPQVIVTDRELALMNAIKVVFPSSTNLLCQLHINKNVGAKCKQYILKKDMQEPILELWRKIVYCSEEKEYEELLQVFEQACVDNIMFFDYVRDTWLNPHKERFVEAWTNRVLHLGNTTTNRVESAHWSLKRFLEHSKGDFCKAWNGMNDMLKFQIIKIKGSFEISKGRKEHIHNNPFFEKLTWVVSKKALGDIVEEYKRVSYVGNDKDVCCCILRKTHGLPCAYIVNVKADGNCGYRAIAALLGYGEEYWSIIRRQLYTEIKSKPDLYAALFKERLQEVTESLLVTELENQGNEKWMTIPDMGYDVYNIGVL; from the exons atgggacctagaactgatatgcaacatttgttgaagttacttgaagctgagaaatatacttgttggagtaggactcatgaggactccaacgttgtgagggatatgttttggacgcacacagattccataactttgcttaacatgttccctcttgtattgatcatggatagcacctacaaaaccaacaagtataggttaccgttgtttgaaattgttggtgtaacttcaacttggttgacatttaatgttgcatttgcttatatggattctgaacgtcaagacaacttttggtgggcattggagaagttaaaagagttgtttttttcaaacacgccatttcctcaggtgattgtgactgacagagaactggctttaatgaatgcaattaaagttgtatttccatcttcaacaaatttactttgccaacttcatattaacaaaaatgttggagccaaatgcaaacagtatatattaaagaaagacatgcaagaacccattcttgagttgtggaggaaaattgtttattgttctgaagagaaggagtacgaggaacttttgcaagtatttgagcaagcatgtgtcgataatattatgttctttgactacgtcagagacacatggttgaatcctcataaggaaagatttgttgaagcatggaccaatcgagtattgcatctaggaaatactacgactaatag ggttgagtctgctcattggtcattgaagagatttttggaacacagtaaaggagatttttgtaaggcatggaatggtatgaatgacatgttgaagtttcaaattattaagatcaaaggttcatttgagataagtaaaggtcgcaaagagcatatacacaacaatccattctttgagaaattgacttgggtggtatccaagaaagccttaggtgatattgttgaagaatacaagagagtcagttatgtcggtaacgacaaagatgtgtgttgttgtatacttagaaagactcatggattaccttgtgcat acatagttaatgttaaagcaGATGGAAACTGTGGATATCGTGCTATTGCTGCTTTACTTGGTTATGGTGAAGAATACTGGAGCATTATACGTCGGCAGTTGTATACAGAGATTAAGTCCAAACCTGATTTATATGCTGCATTATTCAAGGAACGTTTGCAAGAAGTGACAGAGTCTTTACTTGTAACTGAGTTGGAAAACCAAGGTAATGAGAAGTGGATGACCAttcctgatatgggttac GACGTCTACAACATTGGGGttctttag